One window of Alosa sapidissima isolate fAloSap1 chromosome 21, fAloSap1.pri, whole genome shotgun sequence genomic DNA carries:
- the col8a2 gene encoding collagen alpha-2(VIII) chain translates to MLLIPVCVLLVLGGRALGGGYPPPQMPQMKYMQPMMKGPVGPPFREGKGQYLEFPPMMEVKGEPGPQGKPGPRGPAGPSGLPGKPGLGKPGLNGQTGPPGPPGFPGIGKPGLPGLPGKMGPKGMPGNNGEPGPRGEPGLRGLPGQPGLPGPAGLSLNGKPGPPGGRGIPGSRGEPGLKGGRGVPGDRGLKGENGNGKPGPAGPRGPPGLQGLPGAPGAPGNGKPGLNGLPGPSGPKGDQGLPGDAGLPGEAGLPGPAGVPGPNGLGKPGIDGLPGMPGPSGPKGEPGMRGTPGFPGPPGYGKPGLSGPKGDKGHVGLPGAPGEQGLPGLDGQPGDSGPNGQSGPPGVQGPMGLPGKPGMPGFKGELGPQGPPGLPGLRGDQGPPGLSGKPGIPGDKGLPGPNGAIGKPGPKGEGGHIGLPGNPGLTGGPGPKGENGFPGTTGPRGQSGIPGTQGPPGHMGPQGIPGIKGDLGPPGPPGLGKQGDKGLPGPQGPSGKPGNSGLNGIPGPPGPPGPPGPPGTSNGQTTVAGMGNIGGGEVPDGKPAKPQLGGAVLSASMAPAFTAILSTPFPPSGMPIKFDRTLYNGQNAYNPATGMFTSPLSGVYYFAYHVHVKGTSLWVALYKNNVPATYTYDEYKKGYMDQASGSAVLELKENDQVWVQMPSDQANGLYSTEYIHSSFSGFLLCPT, encoded by the exons ATGCTGCTGATCCCCGTCTGTGTGCTGTTGGTGCTGGGGGGTCGAGCTCTGGGCGGcggctacccccctccccagatGCCCCAGATGAAGTACATGCAGCCCATGATGAAAGGACCCGTGGGGCCCCCCTTCCGGGAGGGCAAGGGCCAGTACCTGG AGTTTCCACCTATGATGGAGGTGAAAGGGGAGCCGGGCCCTCAAGGGAAGCCCGGCCCAAGGGGCCCAGCAGGGCCTTCGGGACTACCAGGGAAACCAGGGCTGGGTAAACCGGGTCTGAACGGTCAAACAGGCCCCCCGGGGCCTCCGGGATTCCCTGGCATTGGGAAGCCAGGGCTACCAGGGTTGCCGGGCAAGATGGGCCCTAAGGGGATGCCTGGAAACAATGGTGAGCCTGGCCCACGCGGAGAGCCCGGTCTAAGGGGACTTCCAGGTCAGCCCGGCCTCCCAGGGCCAGCGGGCCTGTCCCTGAATGGAAAACCTGGACCCCCTGGGGGAAGGGGGATCCCAGGATCCAGAGGGGAGCCAGGCCTGAAAGGAGGGCGTGGAGTCCCTGGAGACCGCGGACTGAAGGGGGAGAACGGTAATGGCAAGCCAGGTCCAGCTGGGCCAAGGGGTCCTCCTGGCCTCCAAGGACTTCCTGGTGCCCCCGGAGCCCCTGGAAATGGAAAGCCAGGACTCAATGGATTGCCTGGTCCAAGCGGGCCGAAGGGTGATCAAGGGCTTCCTGGTGATGCTGGTCTACCCGGAGAGGCTGGTCTCCCTGGGCCCGCGGGGGTTCCAGGGCCGAATGGTTTAGGGAAGCCTGGTATTGACGGTTTGCCAGGGATGCCAGGACCGAGTGGGCCGAAGGGTGAGCCAGGAATGAGAGGCACTCCAGGGTTCCCAGGACCACCTGGATATGGTAAGCCTGGACTATCCGGGCCGAAGGGAGACAAGGGCCATGTTGGCTTACCAGGGGCACCTGGTGAACAAGGGTTACCAGGGTTGGACGGCCAACCTGGAGACAGCGGTCCAAACGGGCAGTCAGGACCTCCAGGAGTACAGGGCCCTATGGGTCTGCCAGGGAAGCCTGGCATGCCTGGTTTCAAAGGAGAGCTGGGTCCCCAAGGTCCTCCTGGCCTTCCTGGGCTTCGAGGAGATCAAGGTCCTCCTGGCTTGTCTGGGAAGCCAGGTATCCCAGGTGATAAAGGTCTTCCCGGTCCCAACGGGGCCATCGGGAAACCAGGCCCCAAGGGCGAGGGTGGCCACATCGGATTGCCTGGAAATCCTGGACTGACTGGTGGACCAGGACCAAAAGGTGAGAACGGATTCCCTGGAACCACGGGTCCCCGAGGCCAGTCCGGCATTCCTGGCACCCAAGGTCCCCCCGGGCACATGGGTCCACAAGGAATTCCAGGAATTAAAGGAGATCTAGGCCCACCAGGGCCACCAGGACTGGGAAAACAAGGTGACAAGGGCTTGCCTGGTCCCCAAGGCCCGTCAGGAAAACCAGGAAATTCAGGACTTAATGGCATCCCCGGACCCCCAGGTCCACCTGGGCCACCTGGCCCTCCAGGTACTTCAAACGGCCAAACAACAGTTGCCGGAATGGGGAACATTGGAGGTGGAGAGGTTCCAGATGGAAAACCTGCAAAGCCACAGCTAGGTGGCGCTGTGCTCTCTGCATCAATGGCTCCAGCATTCACTGCCATACTCAGCACACCCTTTCCTCCTTCCGGCATGCCCATCAAGTTCGACCGAACCCTGTACAATGGGCAAAATGCTTACAATCCTGCCACTGGAATGTTCACCAGCCCCCTATCTGGAGTGTACTACTTCGCCTACCATGTGCATGTAAAGGGAACCAGCCTCTGGGTGGCTCTGTACAAGAACAATGTGCCTGCCACGTACACCTACGATGAGTACAAGAAGGGCTACATGGACCAGGCTTCAGGGAGCGCAGTTCTGGAGCTCAAGGAGAATGACCAGGTGTGGGTGCAGATGCCGTCCGACCAGGCAAATGGTCTCTACTCCACGGAGTACATCCACTCGTCCTTCTCAGGGTTTCTGCTGTGCCCCACATAA